In Necator americanus strain Aroian chromosome IV, whole genome shotgun sequence, the following proteins share a genomic window:
- a CDS encoding hypothetical protein (NECATOR_CHRIV.G15727.T1): protein MKGLVYTKVDSNFRLIVAKAEPLNDCATPLHSNDSSSSLKLVQFSEGTMPDVLENGAGPSSSKAPRSSVQPSPNNKRKKGKTAAERREAGTHLHVLDSHVRLNFLHQAAVHLSCQSSGLNDGYAKLSRRYAKLFRDVLKTERVKIMPDIVQTFCKKCKQVFVAKVDRCELKLVQRRLLQRTCLLCGYSKNYEWNMNYLSRNQKFQMVQGSSTTDNSKSA, encoded by the exons atgaaagggttggtatACACTAAGGTGGACTCGAACTTCCGATTGATTGTAGCcaaagcggaacctctcaatgactgcgctacacctcttcattcaaacgatag CTCCAGCAGCTTAAAGCTTGTTCAATTCAGTGAAGGTACTATGCCTGACGTTCTCGAGAACGGCGCGGGTCCATCCTCCTCCAAAGCTCCGCGGTCATCTGTGCAGCCTAGTCCTAATAACAAacgtaaaaaaggaaagactGCGGCGGAAAGACGTGAAGCAGGCACTCATCTTCACGTCCTTGATTCTCATGTACGCCTTAATTTCCTTCATCAAGCAGCTGTGCATTTGTCCTGCCAAA GTTCTGGTTTAAACGACGGGTATGCGAAGCTTAGTCGACGATATGCTAAACTTTTTCGGGACGTGTTAAAAACTGAAAGAGTAAAAATTATGCCAGACATTGTACAAACATTTTGCAAGAAGTGCAAACAAGTATTCGTTGCTAAG GTTGATCGCTGTGAACTGAAGCTGGTCCAACGAAGATTGTTACAAAGGACGTGTTTGCTCTGTGGATATTCGAAGAATTACGAGTGGAACATGAACTATCTTTCAAGGAATCAGAAATTTCAGATGGTCCAGGGCAGCAGTACGACTGACAACTCAAAATCAGCTTGA